The following are encoded together in the Patescibacteria group bacterium genome:
- the ppdK gene encoding pyruvate, phosphate dikinase, with product MTDVKKYIYSFEEGNKDMKEILGGKGANLAEMSTLGINVPPGFTITTEVCDLYYKSNKTITQEVRSEILRYLDELQKKMGKTLGDDIDPLLVSVRSGAASSMPGMMDTILNLGLNDKSVIGLSNKSNNPRFAWDSYRRLIQMFGDVVMEVEHSEFEHILENVKDTKGAKYDTDLTTEDLQEITKRYKEKIKGIKGIEFPQDPIEQLFLAINAVFSSWNNNRAIRYRELNSIRGLIGTAVNIQSMVFGNLGEDSGTGVCFTRNPSTGEAKFYGEYLMNAQGEDVVAGIRTPMPVSELETQNPEIYKELVDTCDKVEKHYKDMQDMEFTIQNNKLYILQARNGKRTGAAAIRIAVELVEEKLITKEEAILRVDPNQLNQLLHKQLDPIALQNAEEIAQGLPASPGAAVGEVVFTAIEAFEKTNSGLDVILVRTETSPEDIDGMHSAKGILTARGGMTSHAAVVARGMGKCCVAGCSDLSIDEKAKTLTIKSKNIILKEGDFISLDGSVGKVYLNKVGTQDPELSGTFGTLMSWADEFRKLDVRANADTPHDASIAIKFGAKGIGLCRTEHMFFEGDRIKAVREMILSDNLEAREKALAKLLPYQKQDFIGLFHEMDEYDTTIRLLDPPLHEFLPREEKDIAELAGEMNVDIATIKSKIDDLHEFNPMLGHRGCRLAITFPEICDMQTRAIIEAAIEVATKCPKCGAKHDVKPEIMIPLVATTKEFSILKDRIVNIVENKLKEAGIEIEYKVGTMIEVPRAALVADKIVEAGAEFFSFGTNDLTQMGAGLSRDDAGKFLKEYVNQGIFEDDPFEVLDQEGIGELIKIAVEKGRSANKDLKIGICGEHGGEPKSVEFCHRNGFNYVSCSPFRVPIARLAAAQAAVRDLLKK from the coding sequence ATGACAGATGTAAAGAAATATATCTATTCTTTTGAAGAAGGAAATAAGGACATGAAAGAAATTCTTGGTGGAAAAGGTGCAAACCTAGCTGAAATGTCAACACTCGGCATAAATGTTCCTCCTGGATTTACAATCACAACAGAAGTTTGTGATTTGTATTATAAAAGCAATAAAACAATCACTCAAGAAGTAAGAAGTGAAATTTTAAGGTATTTAGATGAGCTTCAGAAAAAAATGGGAAAAACATTGGGTGATGATATTGATCCACTTTTGGTTTCTGTGAGATCTGGTGCTGCTTCTTCTATGCCTGGAATGATGGATACAATTCTAAATTTAGGATTAAATGATAAATCAGTAATTGGTCTTTCTAACAAGTCAAACAATCCTAGATTCGCATGGGATTCTTATAGACGTCTTATACAAATGTTTGGAGACGTTGTGATGGAAGTAGAACACTCTGAATTTGAACATATTTTGGAAAATGTAAAAGATACAAAAGGTGCTAAATATGATACAGACCTTACAACAGAAGATTTACAAGAAATAACAAAAAGATACAAAGAAAAAATAAAAGGAATAAAAGGAATAGAATTTCCACAAGATCCTATTGAACAATTGTTTTTGGCAATAAATGCAGTATTTAGTTCTTGGAATAATAATAGAGCTATTCGTTATCGTGAACTAAATAGTATAAGAGGATTGATTGGAACTGCAGTAAATATTCAAAGTATGGTATTTGGAAATCTTGGAGAAGATAGTGGTACAGGAGTGTGTTTTACAAGAAATCCTTCCACAGGTGAAGCAAAATTTTATGGTGAATACTTAATGAATGCTCAAGGAGAAGATGTTGTAGCAGGAATTAGAACTCCAATGCCAGTTTCAGAGTTAGAAACTCAAAATCCAGAAATTTACAAAGAGCTTGTTGATACCTGTGATAAAGTTGAAAAACATTACAAAGACATGCAGGATATGGAATTTACCATTCAAAATAATAAATTATATATTTTGCAAGCTAGAAATGGAAAACGTACTGGAGCAGCAGCAATAAGAATTGCTGTTGAATTGGTTGAAGAAAAACTCATTACAAAAGAAGAAGCAATACTTCGAGTTGATCCAAATCAATTAAATCAATTGTTACATAAACAATTAGACCCAATAGCTTTGCAAAATGCAGAAGAAATTGCTCAAGGTTTGCCAGCATCTCCTGGTGCTGCTGTTGGTGAAGTTGTATTTACTGCAATAGAAGCATTTGAAAAAACAAATAGCGGATTAGATGTAATTTTGGTAAGAACAGAAACTTCGCCTGAAGATATTGATGGAATGCATAGCGCAAAAGGAATTCTTACAGCTCGAGGTGGAATGACTAGTCATGCTGCAGTTGTAGCTCGTGGTATGGGAAAATGTTGTGTAGCAGGATGCAGTGACTTGTCAATTGATGAAAAAGCAAAAACACTTACAATAAAAAGCAAAAATATAATTTTGAAAGAAGGGGATTTTATTTCACTAGATGGATCAGTTGGAAAAGTCTACTTGAATAAAGTAGGAACTCAAGATCCAGAATTGTCCGGAACTTTTGGAACCCTTATGAGTTGGGCTGATGAATTTAGAAAATTAGATGTAAGAGCAAATGCTGATACTCCACATGATGCTTCAATTGCTATAAAATTTGGAGCAAAAGGAATAGGACTTTGCAGAACAGAACATATGTTTTTTGAAGGTGATAGAATAAAAGCTGTAAGAGAAATGATTTTGTCAGATAATCTAGAGGCAAGAGAAAAAGCACTTGCAAAATTATTACCATATCAAAAACAAGATTTTATTGGATTATTTCATGAAATGGATGAGTATGATACTACAATTAGATTACTTGATCCACCGCTTCATGAATTTTTACCAAGAGAAGAAAAAGATATTGCAGAATTAGCTGGAGAGATGAATGTTGATATCGCAACTATAAAATCAAAAATTGATGATTTGCATGAATTCAATCCAATGCTTGGTCATCGTGGATGTAGATTGGCAATAACATTTCCTGAGATTTGTGATATGCAAACAAGAGCTATTATAGAAGCAGCAATAGAAGTTGCTACAAAATGTCCAAAATGTGGTGCTAAACATGATGTAAAGCCAGAAATTATGATTCCACTTGTTGCAACTACAAAAGAATTTTCTATTTTGAAAGATAGGATTGTAAATATTGTTGAAAATAAGCTAAAAGAAGCTGGAATTGAAATTGAGTACAAAGTTGGAACAATGATAGAAGTTCCTCGTGCAGCATTAGTAGCAGATAAGATTGTTGAAGCTGGTGCTGAATTTTTCTCATTTGGTACAAATGATTTGACTCAAATGGGTGCAGGACTTTCTCGTGACGATGCTGGAAAATTCTTGAAAGAATATGTAAATCAAGGAATATTTGAAGATGATCCATTTGAAGTACTTGATCAAGAAGGTATTGGCGAGCTAATAAAAATTGCAGTAGAAAAAGGTAGAAGCGCAAACAAAGATTTGAAGATTGGAATTTGCGGAGAGCACGGTGGCGAGCCAAAATCAGTTGAATTCTGTCACAGAAATGGATTTAATTATGTATCTTGTTCACCATTTAGAGTGCCAATTGCTCGTCTTGCAGCAGCTCAAGCAGCAGTAAGAGACTTATTGAAGAAATAA
- a CDS encoding NUDIX hydrolase codes for MINCEFEDGNKTSLRHVTVNAIVVRDNKVLMGKRGPVSVLEIGKWGLPGGFMERDETLKQTIKRETQEETGWIIKNLELLTIIDNPNRPAEDRQNLSFVYIAQADKKVSEIDGENLEIRWFDLDSLPEKELIAFDFYENLQLYKKYLKEKFTLPILENK; via the coding sequence ATGATAAATTGTGAATTTGAAGATGGAAATAAAACAAGTTTACGCCATGTAACTGTAAATGCAATTGTTGTGCGCGATAATAAAGTTTTAATGGGTAAAAGAGGGCCTGTTAGTGTTTTAGAAATTGGAAAATGGGGATTACCAGGAGGGTTTATGGAAAGAGATGAAACGTTAAAACAAACTATTAAAAGAGAAACACAAGAAGAAACTGGCTGGATAATAAAAAATTTAGAACTTCTTACAATAATTGATAACCCTAATAGACCAGCGGAGGATAGACAGAATCTTAGTTTTGTATATATTGCTCAAGCTGATAAGAAAGTTTCTGAAATTGATGGAGAAAATTTAGAAATACGATGGTTTGATCTGGATAGTTTACCAGAAAAAGAATTAATCGCTTTTGATTTTTATGAAAATTTACAATTATACAAAAAATATCTAAAAGAAAAGTTTACTTTGCCAATTTTAGAAAATAAATAA
- the trpB gene encoding tryptophan synthase subunit beta — protein sequence MKNSLKMSPDRFGYFGKYGGQIIPDILKPIFDNIAVAYRNAQHDSNFQKEYQNLLKNYVGRPSPLYYAKNLSEKFGGAKIYLKREDLNHTGAHKINHTLGEALLAKKMGKTTLLAETGAGQHGVALATAAALVGIKCEIHMGEIDVLKQHPNVIRMQLLGAKVVTVKSGGRCLKDAVDSAFDAFVKDSKNIFFGIGSIVGPHPFPMIVRNFQSIIGKETKGQILEQEKRLPDYLIACVGGGSNAIGLFHEFLDDTNVKMIGVEPSGRSFKPGDNAATLTLGRPGNIHGMFTYLLQDDNGEPLPVHSIASGLDYPGVGPIHSDLKDKGRVIYKTINDIEALDAFQILTKSEGIIPALESSHALAHAIKIAPRLNKNEIIIVNLSGRGDKDIDYVADRLELSKNNSQY from the coding sequence ATGAAAAATTCATTAAAAATGTCCCCTGATCGATTTGGCTACTTTGGAAAATATGGCGGACAAATTATTCCTGACATTTTAAAACCAATATTTGATAATATTGCAGTAGCTTACAGAAATGCTCAGCATGATTCTAATTTTCAAAAAGAATATCAAAACCTACTAAAAAACTATGTAGGGCGACCATCACCACTATATTATGCTAAAAATCTATCAGAAAAATTTGGTGGTGCAAAAATATATCTAAAACGTGAAGATTTAAATCACACAGGAGCACACAAAATAAATCACACTCTTGGTGAAGCATTACTTGCTAAAAAAATGGGAAAGACAACATTATTAGCAGAAACAGGAGCTGGTCAACATGGTGTAGCACTGGCTACAGCAGCAGCGCTTGTTGGAATAAAATGTGAAATTCATATGGGTGAAATAGATGTTTTAAAACAACATCCAAATGTTATTCGCATGCAATTATTAGGTGCAAAAGTTGTCACAGTAAAATCTGGTGGAAGGTGTCTAAAAGATGCAGTTGATAGTGCTTTTGATGCTTTTGTAAAAGATTCAAAGAATATTTTCTTTGGCATTGGCTCAATTGTAGGCCCACATCCATTTCCTATGATAGTCAGAAATTTTCAATCAATAATTGGAAAAGAAACAAAGGGTCAAATTTTAGAACAAGAAAAGAGATTGCCAGATTATCTAATAGCCTGTGTTGGAGGTGGTTCAAATGCAATTGGATTGTTTCACGAATTTTTAGATGATACAAATGTAAAAATGATAGGAGTTGAACCTAGTGGACGAAGTTTCAAACCAGGAGATAATGCAGCCACACTAACATTAGGAAGACCAGGAAATATTCATGGTATGTTTACTTATTTACTACAAGATGATAACGGAGAACCATTGCCAGTCCATTCCATTGCTTCAGGATTAGATTATCCAGGGGTTGGACCAATTCACTCTGACTTGAAAGATAAAGGAAGAGTAATCTATAAAACTATAAATGACATAGAAGCACTTGATGCATTTCAAATTTTAACTAAATCTGAAGGTATAATTCCTGCATTAGAAAGTTCTCATGCACTAGCACATGCTATAAAAATAGCCCCTAGATTAAATAAAAATGAAATTATTATTGTCAATTTGTCTGGTAGGGGCGATAAAGATATTGATTATGTGGCAGATAGATTAGAACTTTCAAAGAATAATTCACAATATTAA
- a CDS encoding cation-transporting P-type ATPase, whose translation MNIFEYSIKEKKDILDELKTSIKKGLTEKDVNLKLLKNGYNEIDSLKLNGFKIFIRQFKSAFVYLLIAAIIITIILGQRLDTLMIFIFLAVNTFLGFYQEYRSEKTVQLLNKYTMPKTKVLRDENIISIPSKNLVIGDIIILKTGDKVPADVRILEQNNLTINESVLTGESVSVKKIDGVLKEQAKSYYEANNLAFSGTDVLSGKMIAVVLAVGKETVFGNIAKLSTETKRVSDFEKGISHFSNFILKLVAITLVVILLANIIIKKGKLDYIELIIFAIALTVSVIPEALPLVTTFSLSKGARSLAKHDVIVKRLSAIQDLGGIEILCSDKTGTLTKNELKVANIYSDFRDEILICANLAGECDEKCKLEPFDIALWKAIKKDQKKIIENSKILEEEPFNPNTKRNIVLVKSASKIEIITRGAIEEILDKSIISKDERLNIEKWISMEGIQGHRTLAIARKIIKNKSIENIDLIKEKDFEFLGVISFVDPIKDSSYEIVKKANSLGVKIKIITGDSIEVAGAVAHQIGLIDSPEKVILGSTWENMTRDRKLDALEEYSVFARVSPEQKYKIIELLREDKMIGFLGEGINDAPALKIAGVSIVVNSASDIARESTDIILLQKNLTVILDGIKEGRTVFANITKYIKATLASNFGNFFAVASTSLLVDFLPMLPVQILLINLLSDTPMISIYTDTADKKELMLPKKYEVKEIVLFSIVLGIVSTIFDFIFFGLFYRISPEVLQTNWFIGSILTELILIFSVRSKALFIKASKPSTSLSVLTILAIILTIMIPYTSFGQNTFHFVKPATSHMIIILAIVFIYFICSETVKLMFYKKMNNNI comes from the coding sequence ATGAACATATTTGAATATTCTATAAAAGAAAAAAAAGATATTTTAGATGAATTAAAAACATCTATCAAAAAAGGTCTTACAGAAAAAGATGTCAATTTAAAACTTTTAAAAAATGGATACAATGAAATAGATTCATTGAAGCTCAATGGATTTAAAATTTTTATCCGTCAATTTAAGTCAGCTTTTGTTTATTTGTTAATTGCAGCAATAATAATAACTATAATTCTTGGGCAAAGATTAGATACATTAATGATATTTATTTTTTTAGCTGTGAATACTTTTTTGGGTTTTTATCAAGAGTATAGATCTGAAAAAACTGTTCAACTTTTGAATAAGTACACAATGCCAAAAACAAAAGTTTTAAGAGATGAGAATATAATTTCAATTCCATCAAAAAATTTGGTAATAGGGGATATTATAATTTTGAAAACAGGAGACAAAGTACCTGCTGATGTGCGTATTTTGGAACAAAATAATTTAACTATAAATGAATCTGTACTTACTGGGGAGTCAGTCTCAGTAAAAAAAATAGATGGAGTATTAAAAGAACAAGCAAAATCATATTATGAAGCAAATAATTTGGCATTTTCTGGAACAGATGTATTGAGTGGTAAGATGATTGCTGTAGTTTTAGCTGTTGGAAAAGAAACTGTTTTTGGAAATATTGCAAAACTTTCAACTGAAACAAAAAGAGTTAGTGATTTTGAAAAAGGTATATCACATTTTTCGAATTTTATTTTGAAATTAGTTGCTATAACTCTTGTTGTAATTCTGTTGGCAAATATAATTATAAAAAAAGGTAAATTGGATTATATAGAACTTATTATTTTTGCAATTGCACTTACTGTAAGTGTAATACCAGAAGCACTTCCACTTGTTACTACATTTTCTCTTTCAAAAGGAGCAAGAAGTCTTGCAAAACATGATGTCATAGTAAAAAGATTGTCAGCTATTCAGGATTTGGGCGGAATAGAAATACTGTGCTCTGATAAAACAGGAACACTTACAAAAAATGAATTAAAGGTTGCAAATATTTATTCTGATTTTAGAGATGAAATACTTATTTGTGCTAATTTAGCTGGAGAATGTGATGAAAAATGCAAACTAGAACCATTTGATATAGCATTATGGAAAGCAATAAAAAAAGATCAAAAAAAGATTATAGAAAATAGTAAAATATTAGAAGAAGAGCCATTTAATCCAAATACAAAAAGAAATATAGTTCTTGTAAAAAGTGCTTCTAAAATAGAAATTATAACTCGTGGTGCAATAGAGGAAATTTTAGATAAAAGTATAATATCAAAAGATGAAAGATTAAATATTGAAAAATGGATTTCTATGGAGGGTATACAGGGACATCGTACACTAGCTATTGCAAGAAAAATAATAAAAAATAAATCAATAGAAAATATAGATTTGATAAAAGAAAAAGATTTTGAATTTTTGGGTGTAATATCATTTGTAGATCCTATAAAAGATAGTTCTTATGAAATTGTAAAAAAAGCCAACAGTTTGGGTGTAAAAATAAAAATAATTACAGGGGATAGTATTGAAGTGGCTGGAGCAGTAGCTCATCAAATAGGACTAATAGATTCTCCAGAAAAAGTAATACTTGGTTCTACTTGGGAAAATATGACAAGAGACAGAAAATTAGACGCGCTTGAAGAATATTCTGTTTTCGCAAGAGTTTCACCAGAACAAAAATATAAGATAATAGAACTTTTGCGAGAAGATAAAATGATAGGATTTTTGGGTGAAGGTATAAATGATGCACCAGCTTTGAAGATTGCTGGAGTTTCTATTGTGGTAAATAGTGCATCTGACATAGCAAGAGAATCGACTGATATAATATTATTACAAAAAAATCTTACAGTAATACTTGATGGAATAAAAGAAGGTAGAACTGTTTTTGCAAATATTACAAAATATATAAAAGCAACACTTGCATCTAATTTTGGTAATTTTTTTGCAGTTGCAAGTACATCTCTTCTTGTAGATTTTTTACCAATGTTGCCAGTACAGATTCTTTTGATAAATTTACTATCAGACACTCCTATGATATCTATTTACACAGATACAGCAGACAAAAAAGAATTAATGCTTCCTAAAAAATATGAAGTAAAAGAAATAGTTCTTTTTTCAATAGTTTTGGGAATTGTAAGTACTATTTTTGATTTTATATTTTTTGGTTTGTTTTATCGTATATCTCCAGAAGTTTTGCAAACAAATTGGTTCATTGGAAGTATTCTTACGGAACTTATCCTAATATTTTCTGTCCGTAGTAAAGCATTATTTATAAAAGCTTCAAAACCATCTACATCTTTGAGTGTTCTTACAATATTAGCAATAATTTTGACAATTATGATTCCATATACAAGTTTTGGACAAAATACATTCCATTTTGTAAAACCAGCTACTTCTCACATGATTATTATACTGGCGATAGTGTTTATATATTTTATATGTTCAGAAACAGTCAAACTTATGTTTTATAAAAAAATGAACAATAATATTTAA
- a CDS encoding class I SAM-dependent methyltransferase, whose product MIDFIVSKRQMIIQSFVSLRKKKILEVACGSGHLTRSLLTGDNFVLGIDPNTKSIEIAKKVAPKAAFMTKSFEDFSPGERQFDLVIFSIGLHEMENQEELIMKAKKIVTQSNGNVLIIERDITTQFFNVINKINPSIIEDEFKKVSKTSEILNSLSPINIGILPNIMHFQNAIDFWKICLNGDKKVTIISIVEALNVKLNQGFYIEDNMIMYLL is encoded by the coding sequence ATGATTGATTTCATCGTTTCTAAAAGACAAATGATAATTCAGTCATTTGTCAGTCTTCGAAAAAAGAAAATTTTAGAAGTAGCATGTGGAAGTGGACATCTAACAAGATCACTTCTCACTGGTGATAATTTTGTACTTGGAATTGATCCAAATACAAAATCTATTGAAATAGCCAAAAAAGTTGCTCCAAAAGCAGCATTTATGACTAAGAGTTTTGAGGATTTCAGTCCAGGAGAAAGGCAATTTGATCTTGTGATATTTTCAATAGGTCTTCATGAAATGGAAAATCAAGAAGAACTAATTATGAAAGCAAAAAAAATAGTTACTCAGAGCAATGGAAATGTTTTAATTATTGAAAGAGATATTACAACCCAGTTTTTTAATGTCATAAATAAAATAAATCCTTCTATAATAGAGGATGAATTTAAAAAAGTATCTAAAACATCTGAAATTTTGAATTCTTTGTCTCCTATCAATATAGGTATTCTTCCGAATATTATGCACTTTCAAAATGCAATAGATTTTTGGAAGATATGTCTCAATGGAGACAAAAAAGTGACCATTATTTCTATAGTCGAAGCTTTGAATGTAAAACTCAATCAAGGTTTTTACATAGAAGATAATATGATAATGTATTTATTATAA
- a CDS encoding NYN domain-containing protein — protein MKNNNYAFIDSQNLHLGILNDIYKNNIKIYSGWKLDYRRFRTYLKDKYNIQKAFLFIGYKPGNQILYTQLQESGYICIFKPTLELKNGIVKGNVDAELVLHAIIEFNNYNKALIISGDGDFHCLVEYLINKNKLKKVLIPNKFSYSCLLDKLSTPQNNILDFINDLRNKLEYKEKSSRRD, from the coding sequence ATGAAAAATAATAATTATGCATTTATAGATAGTCAAAATCTTCATTTGGGGATATTAAATGATATTTACAAAAATAATATAAAAATATATTCGGGTTGGAAACTTGACTATAGACGTTTTAGAACTTACTTAAAGGATAAATATAATATTCAAAAAGCCTTTTTATTTATAGGATACAAACCTGGTAATCAAATACTATATACACAACTACAAGAATCTGGATATATTTGTATTTTCAAGCCCACTCTAGAATTAAAAAATGGAATTGTTAAAGGAAATGTTGATGCTGAATTGGTATTACATGCAATAATAGAGTTTAATAATTACAACAAAGCTTTAATTATTTCTGGTGATGGTGATTTTCATTGTCTTGTTGAATATTTAATTAATAAAAATAAATTAAAAAAAGTATTAATCCCAAATAAATTTAGTTATTCTTGTCTATTAGATAAATTGAGTACTCCTCAAAATAATATTTTAGATTTTATTAATGATTTGAGAAATAAACTTGAATATAAAGAAAAAAGCTCTCGTCGGGACTAA
- a CDS encoding GIY-YIG nuclease family protein codes for MYYTYVLKSKKDDKLYIGYTKDLDNRFKEHNNGLVFSTRNRKPFEIIYFEACLVKKDAIKREKQLKTGFGRTYLNRRLSNLK; via the coding sequence ATGTATTATACATATGTTTTAAAAAGTAAAAAAGATGATAAACTATATATTGGTTATACTAAAGATTTAGATAATAGATTCAAAGAGCATAATAATGGATTAGTTTTTTCAACTAGGAATAGAAAGCCATTTGAAATAATATATTTTGAAGCATGTTTAGTTAAAAAAGATGCTATAAAAAGAGAAAAGCAATTAAAAACTGGTTTTGGAAGAACTTACTTAAATAGAAGGTTGAGTAATTTAAAATAA
- a CDS encoding NUDIX domain-containing protein, translated as MDYGSVSSIIIRNIDNKIFIAKRSKNKEFSPELWETVGGHIEENENPEQALKREIKEELNCEIEILEFFKTYHFNNRFFKTFIVKFKSKPIPNKEDFDDFGWFDEEEINKLDFAIDCKERIIEYFSSK; from the coding sequence ATGGATTACGGATCAGTAAGTTCAATAATTATAAGAAATATTGATAATAAGATTTTTATTGCAAAACGTAGTAAAAACAAAGAGTTTTCTCCTGAATTATGGGAAACTGTTGGAGGTCATATTGAAGAAAACGAAAATCCAGAACAAGCACTTAAAAGAGAAATAAAAGAAGAATTGAATTGTGAAATAGAAATATTGGAATTTTTCAAAACTTATCATTTCAACAACAGATTTTTTAAAACATTTATAGTAAAATTTAAATCGAAACCAATTCCAAACAAAGAAGATTTTGATGATTTTGGTTGGTTTGATGAGGAAGAAATAAATAAATTGGACTTTGCAATAGATTGCAAAGAAAGAATAATAGAATATTTTAGTAGTAAATAA
- the typA gene encoding translational GTPase TypA, whose product MEIRNIAIIAHVDHGKTTITDMLMRQTGMSNSDVSMDSNDLEKERGITIYSKNTSIYYKDTKINIVDTPGHVDFGSEVERVLRSIDSVVLVVDAQEGPMPQTKFVLKKSLNLGLKPIVVINKIDKPAANPDEVKEMIFELFLDLGASDEQLDFTTIYAIARDGVAKHKMHDDAKDFAPLLDIILEKVPVASSEELDNMPLLVQPFNLAYDNFLGRLAVTRVYEGTISQGQNVFIKDVHGNVRKGKIGKLFTFEGLNRKEVETAVSGDIVMIAGLPDIYIGETIYENENQEALPNINIDEPTICLNFLVNNSPFAGRDGKFVTSRQLKERLEKELEVNVGLKIDFTSKEFYKVYGRGEMHIAILLENLRREGYELQISQPHVIIKEQDGIKLEPFEEVTINVPQEMSGTIIQKLSMRCGVMTEMKPEHGHTRIVFEIPTRGLLGYKNEFIVDTRGEGILYSRVIGFKKYAGKIEKTKLGSMVSMATGKALGFSLFNLQERGALYIKANIEVYEGMIVGNTAKGMDMVVNPIKGKALTNMRSSNADDAIKLVTPIEITLESGMSIMNSDEYLEITPKNIRLRKKHLTEIERVRHSRKRNI is encoded by the coding sequence ATGGAAATAAGAAATATAGCAATTATTGCTCATGTTGACCATGGAAAAACAACTATTACAGACATGCTGATGCGTCAGACTGGAATGAGTAATAGTGATGTAAGTATGGACAGCAATGACTTAGAAAAAGAAAGAGGAATTACAATTTACTCAAAAAATACTTCTATCTATTACAAAGATACAAAGATAAATATTGTAGACACTCCTGGACACGTTGACTTTGGATCTGAAGTTGAGCGAGTTTTGCGATCTATTGACTCTGTAGTTTTGGTTGTTGATGCGCAAGAAGGGCCAATGCCTCAGACAAAATTTGTTTTGAAAAAATCTTTGAATTTGGGACTCAAACCAATTGTTGTAATAAATAAAATTGATAAACCAGCTGCAAATCCTGACGAAGTAAAGGAAATGATTTTTGAATTATTTCTAGACCTTGGGGCAAGCGATGAACAATTAGATTTTACCACAATATATGCAATTGCACGTGATGGAGTTGCAAAACACAAAATGCATGATGATGCAAAAGATTTTGCACCACTTCTTGATATAATTTTGGAAAAAGTTCCTGTTGCATCGAGCGAAGAATTAGATAATATGCCACTTTTGGTTCAACCATTTAATTTGGCTTATGATAATTTTTTGGGAAGACTTGCGGTTACTAGAGTTTATGAAGGAACAATAAGTCAAGGACAAAATGTTTTTATAAAAGATGTCCATGGAAATGTTAGAAAAGGGAAAATTGGAAAATTGTTTACTTTTGAGGGTTTGAATAGAAAAGAAGTGGAAACTGCTGTCTCTGGTGATATTGTAATGATAGCAGGACTTCCTGATATATATATTGGAGAAACAATTTATGAAAATGAAAATCAAGAAGCACTTCCAAATATAAATATAGATGAACCAACAATATGTTTGAATTTTCTTGTAAATAATTCTCCATTTGCCGGTCGTGATGGAAAATTTGTAACAAGCAGACAATTAAAAGAAAGATTAGAAAAAGAATTGGAAGTAAATGTAGGACTCAAAATTGATTTTACCTCAAAAGAATTTTACAAAGTTTATGGTAGAGGTGAGATGCATATTGCAATTTTATTGGAAAATTTAAGAAGAGAAGGATATGAACTCCAAATTTCTCAACCACATGTAATTATAAAAGAGCAAGATGGAATAAAATTAGAACCATTTGAAGAGGTAACTATAAATGTTCCACAAGAAATGTCTGGAACTATAATTCAAAAACTTTCAATGCGTTGTGGTGTAATGACAGAAATGAAACCAGAGCACGGACATACAAGAATAGTTTTTGAAATTCCAACTCGTGGACTTTTGGGGTATAAAAATGAATTTATTGTTGATACAAGAGGTGAAGGAATATTGTATTCTCGTGTAATAGGATTCAAAAAATATGCTGGAAAAATAGAAAAAACAAAACTTGGTTCAATGGTTTCTATGGCAACAGGAAAAGCACTTGGTTTTTCACTTTTCAATTTACAAGAAAGGGGAGCACTTTATATAAAAGCAAATATAGAAGTATATGAAGGAATGATTGTAGGAAATACTGCAAAAGGAATGGATATGGTAGTAAACCCAATAAAAGGAAAAGCACTTACAAACATGAGATCTTCAAATGCTGATGATGCAATAAAACTTGTAACCCCAATAGAAATTACTCTTGAAAGTGGAATGAGTATTATGAATTCTGATGAATATTTAGAAATTACTCCAAAAAATATAAGACTTAGAAAAAAACATCTAACTGAAATTGAAAGAGTTAGACATAGTAGAAAAAGAAATATCTAA